In one window of Littorina saxatilis isolate snail1 linkage group LG11, US_GU_Lsax_2.0, whole genome shotgun sequence DNA:
- the LOC138980219 gene encoding clathrin light chain A-like isoform X2 yields the protein MADFDAFAAEPEQAAEEDPAAEFLAREQSELAGLEDFESNDAAQSQEGGGGFDSLGEENQGEVGGEEQFGESGTGSGDFNQQQTNGPSDAYSAVSQQDTVRAEPEKIKIWREEQAKQLEQKDQQEDKAKEEWRQKAKKELDDWYKHHAEQLEKTKENNRYSSSSLTAAEEAFIKDRDEKVPGQAWEKITRLCEFNPKNSKNTKDVSRMRSILLQLKQTPLVR from the exons ATGGCTGACTTCGACGCCTTCGCTGCCGAGCCTGAGCAAGCTGCTGAAGAGGATCCTGCAGCTGAGTTTCTGGCTCGTGAACAGTCAGAACTGGCAGGCCTCGAAGATTTCGAATCTAATGATGCGGCACAGAGTCAAG agggtggtggtggtttcgACTCTTTGGGTGAAGAAAACCAAGGAGAGGTAGGAGGAGAGGAGCAGTTTGGTGAAAGTGGCACTGGCAGCGGGGACTTCAACCAGCAGCAG ACCAATGGCCCGTCAGACGCGTACTCTGCCGTCTCTCAACAAGACACTGTGCGTGCCGAGCCAGAGAAAATCAAAATCTGGCGGGAGGAACAGGCAAAGCAACTTGAGCAGAAAG ACCAACAGGAGGACAAGGCGAAGGAGGAATGGCGGCAGAAGGCCAAGAAGGAGCTTGACGACTGGTACAAGCATCACGCCGAGCAACTGGAGAAAACAAAAGAGAACAACAG ATATTCGTCATCAAGTCTGAC AGCGGCAGAGGAAGCCTTCATCAAGGATCGCGACGAGAAGGTCCCAGGGCAAGCGTGGGAGAAGATCACGCGACTGTGCGAGTTCAACCCCAAAAATTCCAAGAACACTAAGGACGTCAGTCGTATGCGTTCCATCCTGCTGCAGTTGAAGCAGACGCCGCTCGTTCGTTAG
- the LOC138980219 gene encoding clathrin light chain A-like isoform X1, whose product MADFDAFAAEPEQAAEEDPAAEFLAREQSELAGLEDFESNDAAQSQEGGGGFDSLGEENQGEVGGEEQFGESGTGSGDFNQQQTNGPSDAYSAVSQQDTVRAEPEKIKIWREEQAKQLEQKDQQEDKAKEEWRQKAKKELDDWYKHHAEQLEKTKENNRIENEQFLKERAAEEAFIKDRDEKVPGQAWEKITRLCEFNPKNSKNTKDVSRMRSILLQLKQTPLVR is encoded by the exons ATGGCTGACTTCGACGCCTTCGCTGCCGAGCCTGAGCAAGCTGCTGAAGAGGATCCTGCAGCTGAGTTTCTGGCTCGTGAACAGTCAGAACTGGCAGGCCTCGAAGATTTCGAATCTAATGATGCGGCACAGAGTCAAG agggtggtggtggtttcgACTCTTTGGGTGAAGAAAACCAAGGAGAGGTAGGAGGAGAGGAGCAGTTTGGTGAAAGTGGCACTGGCAGCGGGGACTTCAACCAGCAGCAG ACCAATGGCCCGTCAGACGCGTACTCTGCCGTCTCTCAACAAGACACTGTGCGTGCCGAGCCAGAGAAAATCAAAATCTGGCGGGAGGAACAGGCAAAGCAACTTGAGCAGAAAG ACCAACAGGAGGACAAGGCGAAGGAGGAATGGCGGCAGAAGGCCAAGAAGGAGCTTGACGACTGGTACAAGCATCACGCCGAGCAACTGGAGAAAACAAAAGAGAACAACAG GATTGAGAATGAGCAATTCTTGAAGGAGAG AGCGGCAGAGGAAGCCTTCATCAAGGATCGCGACGAGAAGGTCCCAGGGCAAGCGTGGGAGAAGATCACGCGACTGTGCGAGTTCAACCCCAAAAATTCCAAGAACACTAAGGACGTCAGTCGTATGCGTTCCATCCTGCTGCAGTTGAAGCAGACGCCGCTCGTTCGTTAG
- the LOC138980219 gene encoding clathrin light chain A-like isoform X3, translating to MADFDAFAAEPEQAAEEDPAAEFLAREQSELAGLEDFESNDAAQSQEGGGGFDSLGEENQGEVGGEEQFGESGTGSGDFNQQQTNGPSDAYSAVSQQDTVRAEPEKIKIWREEQAKQLEQKDQQEDKAKEEWRQKAKKELDDWYKHHAEQLEKTKENNRAAEEAFIKDRDEKVPGQAWEKITRLCEFNPKNSKNTKDVSRMRSILLQLKQTPLVR from the exons ATGGCTGACTTCGACGCCTTCGCTGCCGAGCCTGAGCAAGCTGCTGAAGAGGATCCTGCAGCTGAGTTTCTGGCTCGTGAACAGTCAGAACTGGCAGGCCTCGAAGATTTCGAATCTAATGATGCGGCACAGAGTCAAG agggtggtggtggtttcgACTCTTTGGGTGAAGAAAACCAAGGAGAGGTAGGAGGAGAGGAGCAGTTTGGTGAAAGTGGCACTGGCAGCGGGGACTTCAACCAGCAGCAG ACCAATGGCCCGTCAGACGCGTACTCTGCCGTCTCTCAACAAGACACTGTGCGTGCCGAGCCAGAGAAAATCAAAATCTGGCGGGAGGAACAGGCAAAGCAACTTGAGCAGAAAG ACCAACAGGAGGACAAGGCGAAGGAGGAATGGCGGCAGAAGGCCAAGAAGGAGCTTGACGACTGGTACAAGCATCACGCCGAGCAACTGGAGAAAACAAAAGAGAACAACAG AGCGGCAGAGGAAGCCTTCATCAAGGATCGCGACGAGAAGGTCCCAGGGCAAGCGTGGGAGAAGATCACGCGACTGTGCGAGTTCAACCCCAAAAATTCCAAGAACACTAAGGACGTCAGTCGTATGCGTTCCATCCTGCTGCAGTTGAAGCAGACGCCGCTCGTTCGTTAG